A window of Ruania suaedae contains these coding sequences:
- the metK gene encoding methionine adenosyltransferase, whose product MTLRLFTSESVTEGHPDKVADRISDSILDAMLEADPASRVAVETLVTTGLVHVAGEVTTESYVEIPRLVRSVVNAIGYTSSDIGFDGHSCGISLSIGQQSPDIAAGVDKSLELRTSAASAESGFDSRFDEQGAGDQGLMFGYATDETPELMPLPILLAHRLSARLTHVRKSGIVPGLRPDGKTQVTIAYDGDRPVAVRTVVVSTQHEAQVRLDEDLEPAVREHVVEHELARIAADLDIDVSSYDLLVNPTGTFVVGGPMGDAGLTGRKIIVDTYGGMSRHGGGAFSGKDPSKVDRSASYAMRWVAKNVVAAGLARRCEVQVSYAIGRAHPIAVYVETFGTETVPVEQITAAISQVFDLRPAAIIDALDLLRPIYALTSTYGHFGRELPEFTWERTDRVDALRAAVS is encoded by the coding sequence GTGACCCTCCGCCTCTTCACCTCCGAGTCCGTGACCGAAGGACACCCCGACAAGGTCGCGGACCGCATCTCCGACTCGATCCTCGACGCGATGCTCGAGGCCGACCCGGCGTCCCGGGTGGCCGTCGAGACGCTGGTGACCACCGGCCTGGTGCACGTGGCCGGTGAGGTCACCACCGAGAGCTATGTGGAGATCCCGCGGCTGGTGCGTAGCGTGGTCAACGCGATCGGCTACACCTCCTCCGACATCGGCTTCGACGGTCACTCCTGCGGGATCTCCCTCTCGATCGGGCAGCAGTCCCCGGACATCGCCGCCGGTGTGGACAAGTCGCTGGAGCTGCGCACCTCAGCCGCCTCGGCGGAGTCCGGCTTCGATTCCCGGTTCGACGAGCAGGGCGCCGGTGACCAGGGGCTCATGTTCGGCTATGCCACCGACGAGACACCCGAGCTGATGCCCCTGCCGATCCTGCTGGCGCACCGGCTGAGCGCGAGGCTGACGCACGTACGCAAGAGCGGCATCGTGCCGGGCCTGCGGCCCGACGGCAAGACCCAGGTCACCATCGCCTACGACGGTGACCGCCCGGTGGCCGTGCGTACCGTCGTGGTCTCCACCCAGCACGAGGCCCAGGTGCGTCTGGACGAGGACCTCGAGCCGGCGGTCCGCGAGCACGTGGTCGAGCACGAGCTGGCGCGCATCGCCGCGGACCTCGACATCGACGTCAGCAGCTACGACCTGCTCGTCAACCCGACCGGGACCTTCGTGGTCGGCGGGCCGATGGGGGACGCCGGCCTCACCGGACGCAAGATCATCGTCGATACCTACGGCGGGATGTCGCGCCACGGCGGCGGCGCCTTCAGCGGCAAGGACCCCTCGAAGGTCGATCGTTCGGCGAGCTATGCCATGAGGTGGGTGGCCAAGAACGTGGTGGCCGCCGGGCTGGCGCGGCGCTGCGAGGTCCAGGTCTCCTACGCCATCGGCCGGGCGCACCCGATCGCGGTCTACGTGGAGACCTTCGGCACCGAGACCGTGCCGGTCGAGCAGATCACCGCCGCGATCTCGCAGGTGTTCGACCTGCGGCCGGCGGCGATCATCGACGCCCTCGACCTGCTGCGCCCGATCTACGCCCTGACCTCGACCTACGGTCACTTCGGACGCGAGCTGCCGGAGTTCACCTGGGAGCGCACCGACCGCGTCGACGCCCTCCGCGCCGCGGTCTCCTGA
- the coaBC gene encoding bifunctional phosphopantothenoylcysteine decarboxylase/phosphopantothenate--cysteine ligase CoaBC, which produces MRILLGVSGGIAAYKVPSVLRSLREDGHAVRVIPTRAALDFVGTATWEALSGQPVTTSVFDGAESVDHVRLGREAELVVVAPATADLLARAAAGIADDLLTATLLTVTCPVLLAPAMHTEMWQHPATRANVATLRERGVHVLDPAVGRLTGADSGPGRMPEPEDIVAAAHRLLAGTPEDLAGRRVVISAGGTREPLDPVRFLGNRSSGRQGVALARNAAERGAEVELVAANVEAAVLSGLPGSVAVTPVETTADLQAAMQAAADDADVLIMAAAVADFRPAGARADKTKKNPDGSVEPLELVQNPDILAGLVAERRPGQVVAGFAAETGDADGSVLDHGRAKARRKGADLLAVNAVGTALGFGDVPNAVHLLDAAGEDLGEGAGSKDDVARVVWDAVVRLLTH; this is translated from the coding sequence ATGCGCATCCTGCTCGGCGTGAGCGGGGGGATCGCCGCCTACAAGGTGCCCTCCGTCCTGCGCTCGTTGCGGGAGGACGGTCACGCCGTCCGGGTCATTCCGACCCGGGCGGCGCTCGACTTCGTGGGCACGGCCACCTGGGAAGCGCTGAGCGGGCAGCCGGTGACCACCTCGGTCTTCGACGGCGCGGAGTCGGTGGACCACGTGCGCCTCGGTCGCGAGGCCGAGCTCGTCGTCGTCGCACCGGCCACGGCGGACCTGCTGGCGCGCGCCGCGGCCGGGATCGCCGACGACCTGCTCACGGCCACCCTGCTCACCGTCACGTGCCCGGTGCTGCTCGCGCCGGCCATGCACACCGAGATGTGGCAGCATCCGGCCACCCGCGCCAACGTGGCGACGCTGCGCGAACGCGGTGTCCACGTGCTCGACCCGGCCGTGGGCCGCCTCACCGGCGCGGACTCAGGCCCCGGGCGGATGCCCGAGCCGGAGGACATCGTGGCCGCCGCGCACCGGCTGCTCGCGGGCACGCCTGAGGATCTGGCCGGCCGTCGCGTCGTCATCAGCGCCGGCGGCACGCGCGAGCCGCTCGACCCTGTGCGCTTCCTCGGCAACCGCTCCAGCGGCCGCCAGGGCGTGGCGCTGGCGCGGAACGCGGCCGAGCGTGGTGCCGAGGTCGAGCTGGTCGCCGCCAACGTGGAGGCTGCGGTGCTGTCGGGCCTGCCGGGCTCCGTGGCCGTCACCCCGGTGGAGACCACGGCGGACCTGCAGGCGGCCATGCAGGCGGCCGCCGATGATGCCGACGTGCTCATCATGGCCGCCGCCGTGGCCGACTTCCGCCCGGCCGGCGCCCGCGCGGACAAGACGAAGAAGAACCCGGACGGCAGCGTCGAACCGCTCGAGCTCGTCCAGAACCCCGACATCCTCGCGGGTCTCGTCGCCGAGCGGCGCCCGGGGCAGGTCGTCGCCGGGTTCGCGGCGGAGACCGGCGATGCGGACGGTTCGGTGCTCGACCACGGTCGCGCCAAGGCGCGCCGCAAGGGGGCGGATCTGCTGGCCGTCAACGCCGTGGGCACCGCGCTCGGTTTCGGCGATGTGCCGAACGCCGTGCACCTGCTGGACGCCGCGGGTGAGGACCTGGGCGAGGGGGCCGGAAGCAAGGACGACGTCGCCCGCGTGGTGTGGGACGCCGTCGTGAGGCTTCTCACCCACTGA
- the rpoZ gene encoding DNA-directed RNA polymerase subunit omega — protein MTGIVAAPEGITDPPIDDLLEAADSKYALVIYSAKRARQINAYYAQLNEGLLEYVGPLVETKPQEKPLSIAMREINEGLLTAEKTEG, from the coding sequence ATGACTGGAATTGTTGCTGCTCCCGAAGGCATCACCGACCCGCCCATCGACGACCTGCTCGAGGCCGCGGACTCCAAGTACGCGCTGGTGATCTACTCGGCGAAGCGCGCCCGGCAGATCAACGCCTACTACGCCCAGCTCAACGAGGGCCTGCTCGAGTACGTCGGGCCCCTGGTCGAGACCAAGCCGCAGGAGAAGCCGCTCTCGATCGCGATGCGCGAGATCAACGAGGGCCTGCTCACGGCCGAGAAGACCGAGGGCTGA
- the gmk gene encoding guanylate kinase, which yields MAERPIDRARLTVLAGPTAVGKGTVSADVRARYPHVWLSVSATTRRPRPGEVDGVHYHFLDPDDFAGMVASGEFLEWAVVHGRNSYGTPRGPVEERLAAGRPALLEIDLQGARQVRQTMPEAQFVFLAPPSWEELVRRLEGRGTEDAEERERRLATAQVEMAAAAEFDRTIINDDVTRATDELVSLMGVDQLGTPSR from the coding sequence TTGGCTGAGCGGCCGATCGATCGCGCCCGTCTGACCGTCCTGGCCGGCCCCACGGCCGTGGGGAAGGGGACCGTCTCGGCTGACGTGCGCGCCCGCTACCCGCACGTGTGGCTGTCGGTCTCCGCGACCACCCGCCGCCCCCGGCCCGGTGAGGTCGACGGCGTCCACTACCACTTCCTCGACCCCGACGACTTCGCCGGCATGGTCGCCTCCGGCGAGTTCCTGGAGTGGGCGGTCGTGCACGGGCGCAACTCCTACGGCACGCCGCGCGGGCCCGTCGAGGAACGCCTCGCCGCCGGCCGCCCGGCCCTGCTCGAGATCGATCTGCAAGGCGCACGCCAGGTCCGCCAGACGATGCCCGAGGCACAGTTCGTCTTCCTCGCCCCGCCGAGCTGGGAGGAGCTGGTGCGGCGGCTGGAGGGCCGCGGGACCGAGGACGCCGAGGAGCGGGAGCGGCGCCTGGCGACGGCCCAGGTGGAGATGGCCGCGGCAGCGGAGTTCGACCGCACGATCATCAACGACGACGTCACCCGCGCGACCGACGAGCTCGTCTCGCTGATGGGCGTCGACCAGCTCGGCACGCCGAGCAGGTAG
- the mihF gene encoding integration host factor, actinobacterial type — translation MALPPLTPEQRAKALEKAAQARVTRAEVKNRLKYSGGKLSEVIAEGQRNDAVGKLKVLALLESLPGVGKVTARTVMTEVGISESRRVRGLGPQQIAKLVERFG, via the coding sequence GTGGCTCTTCCCCCACTCACGCCCGAGCAGCGCGCGAAGGCGCTCGAGAAGGCAGCCCAGGCGCGTGTGACGCGCGCCGAGGTCAAGAATCGCCTCAAGTACTCCGGTGGCAAGCTCTCCGAGGTGATCGCCGAGGGCCAGCGCAACGACGCCGTCGGCAAGCTGAAGGTGCTCGCGTTGCTCGAGTCGCTGCCCGGGGTCGGGAAGGTGACCGCGCGCACCGTGATGACCGAGGTGGGGATCTCGGAGTCGCGCCGTGTGCGCGGGCTGGGTCCGCAGCAGATCGCCAAGCTGGTCGAGCGGTTTGGCTGA
- the pyrF gene encoding orotidine-5'-phosphate decarboxylase has translation MSTPAPFGRRLTAAMDRYGPLCVGIDPHEALLRAWGLPVSAGGVREFALGAVAALRGVVGVVKPQVAFYERFGSAGIAALEETVAACRDAGLLCIVDAKRGDIGSTMAGYASAYVGEGSALAGDAVTVSAYLGFGSLEPVLEQAHGTGRGVFVLALTSNPEGAQVQHARAEDGLSVAARIAVEAQRRNAAELAAGEPLGSVGLVVGATVGAAPRRLGLDLAAVGGPLLAPGLGAQGAGVHQVREVFAGAERAVLPSSSRDVLRAGPDPAALAAAAAAAQEDLRSLRTPSAGAPD, from the coding sequence GTGAGCACGCCGGCGCCGTTCGGCCGCCGTCTGACCGCGGCGATGGACCGCTACGGACCGCTGTGCGTGGGCATCGACCCGCACGAGGCGCTGCTGCGGGCGTGGGGCCTGCCCGTCAGCGCCGGGGGCGTACGGGAGTTCGCGCTCGGCGCGGTGGCGGCCTTGCGCGGCGTGGTGGGCGTCGTCAAGCCGCAGGTGGCCTTCTACGAACGGTTCGGCAGCGCCGGGATCGCGGCGCTGGAGGAGACGGTGGCCGCCTGCCGGGACGCGGGGCTGCTGTGCATCGTCGACGCCAAGCGCGGCGACATCGGCAGCACCATGGCCGGCTACGCGAGCGCCTACGTAGGGGAGGGTTCGGCACTGGCAGGGGACGCCGTCACCGTCTCGGCCTACCTCGGGTTCGGCTCGCTCGAGCCGGTCCTGGAGCAGGCGCACGGCACCGGGCGCGGTGTGTTCGTGCTCGCGCTGACCTCCAACCCCGAGGGCGCGCAGGTCCAGCACGCGCGCGCGGAGGACGGCCTCAGCGTGGCCGCGCGGATCGCCGTGGAGGCCCAGCGACGCAATGCCGCGGAACTGGCGGCGGGGGAGCCGCTGGGCAGTGTGGGCCTGGTGGTCGGCGCCACGGTGGGTGCGGCCCCTCGCCGCCTCGGCCTGGACCTGGCCGCCGTGGGCGGCCCGCTGCTGGCACCGGGCCTGGGCGCCCAGGGTGCCGGGGTGCACCAGGTGCGCGAGGTCTTCGCCGGCGCCGAGCGGGCGGTGCTGCCCTCCAGCTCCCGGGACGTCCTGCGGGCCGGGCCCGATCCGGCTGCCCTCGCCGCCGCGGCCGCCGCAGCACAGGAGGACCTGCGCTCGCTGCGCACCCCCTCGGCAGGTGCCCCCGATTGA
- the carB gene encoding carbamoyl-phosphate synthase large subunit produces the protein MPRRTDISSVLVIGSGPIVIGQAAEFDYSGTQACRVLREEGLRVILVNSNPATIMTDPEFADATYVEPITPEAVAAIIAQEKPDALLPTLGGQTALNAAIALDKAGVLAEHGVELIGANIEAIHLAEDREQFKGVVERCGAESARSSICHSMTEVLAAVEDLGYPLVVRPSFTMGGLGSGIAYDEAELRQIAGAGLHYSPTTEVLLEESILGWKEYELELMRDRNDNVVVVCSIENVDAVGVHTGDSTTVAPAMTLTDREYQKLRDVGIAVIREVGVDTGGCNIQFAVHPDSGRVVVIEMNPRVSRSSALASKATGYPIAKIAARLAVGYTLDEIPNDITGTTPASFEPTLDYVVVKVPRFAFEKFPAADPTLTTTMKSVGEAMALGRNFTEALQKAMRSIDYAGSSFDFASPAPDAEETAALLESIRTPTDHRMLDLMRAIRGRAELSELFDATWIDPWFLDQLQLLHEVAEELRAAPELTSDVLAGAKRHGFSDAQIAGVRGLGEATVREMRHAYRIRPVYKTVDTCAAEFAARTPYHYSSYDAETEVQPRERPAVLILGSGPNRIGQGIEFDYSCVHAALALKDSYETVMINCNPETVSTDYDTADRLYFEPLTFEDVLEIYEAELAVGPVAGVIVQLGGQTPLGLADALAEAGLPIWGTPPSAIDAAEDRGQFGQVLVQAGLPAPAFGTAATLVEAEEIADRIGYPVLVRPSYVLGGRGMEIVYDRSQLVDYVSRATGTEDRHAMLPAPVLVDRFLDQAIEIDVDALYDGEQLFLGGVMEHIEEAGIHSGDSACVLPPVTLSDSMIARIRTSTEAIAAGVGVRGLLNIQFALTADVLYVLEANPRASRTVPFVAKATGVPLAKAAALLMSGQSIAELTASGVLPDTDASVTDHGAPLAVKEAVLPFKRFRTATGQVVDTVLGPEMRSTGEVMGYDVDFPLAFAKSQAAAFGGLPTQGTVFVSVADRDKRSLTLPVSRLVELGFRILATAGTASVLRRNGIAAQVVRKASEGPGPDGEGTIIDLITDGQVDMVLNTPGSKGARADGYDIRAATTAADRAIVTTMQQFTAAVQAIEAIRRGPFAVKSLQAHDGDRAERLRAAEATVVGAGA, from the coding sequence ATGCCCCGCCGCACCGACATCTCCAGCGTCCTGGTCATCGGCTCCGGGCCGATCGTCATCGGCCAGGCCGCCGAGTTCGACTACTCCGGCACCCAGGCCTGCCGCGTGCTGCGGGAGGAGGGGCTGCGGGTCATCCTCGTCAACTCCAACCCCGCGACGATCATGACCGACCCCGAGTTCGCCGACGCCACCTACGTCGAGCCGATCACCCCCGAGGCCGTCGCGGCCATCATCGCCCAGGAGAAGCCGGACGCGCTGCTGCCGACCCTGGGCGGGCAGACCGCGCTGAACGCCGCCATCGCGCTGGACAAGGCCGGAGTGCTCGCCGAGCACGGTGTCGAGCTGATCGGCGCCAACATCGAGGCCATCCACCTGGCCGAGGACCGCGAGCAGTTCAAGGGCGTGGTCGAGCGGTGCGGGGCGGAGTCGGCCCGCAGCTCCATCTGCCACTCGATGACCGAGGTGCTGGCGGCTGTTGAGGACCTCGGCTACCCGCTGGTGGTGCGCCCCTCCTTCACGATGGGTGGCTTGGGTTCGGGCATCGCCTACGACGAGGCCGAGCTGCGTCAGATCGCCGGCGCCGGGCTGCACTACTCACCCACCACCGAGGTGCTGCTGGAGGAGTCGATCCTCGGGTGGAAGGAGTACGAGCTCGAACTCATGCGCGACCGCAACGACAACGTCGTCGTGGTCTGCTCGATCGAGAACGTCGACGCCGTCGGCGTGCACACCGGTGACTCCACCACCGTGGCCCCGGCGATGACCCTGACCGACCGCGAGTACCAGAAGCTGCGCGATGTCGGCATCGCGGTGATCCGTGAGGTCGGGGTGGACACCGGTGGGTGCAACATCCAGTTCGCGGTCCACCCCGACAGCGGCCGGGTCGTGGTGATCGAGATGAACCCGCGGGTCTCGCGCTCCTCGGCGCTGGCCTCCAAGGCCACCGGCTACCCGATCGCGAAGATCGCCGCGCGGCTGGCGGTGGGCTACACCCTGGACGAGATCCCGAACGACATCACCGGGACCACCCCCGCCTCGTTCGAGCCGACGCTCGACTACGTGGTGGTCAAGGTGCCGCGCTTCGCCTTCGAGAAGTTCCCGGCCGCCGACCCGACGCTGACCACGACGATGAAGAGCGTCGGGGAGGCGATGGCCCTCGGACGCAACTTCACCGAGGCGCTGCAGAAGGCGATGCGCTCGATCGACTACGCCGGTTCCAGCTTCGACTTCGCTTCCCCGGCCCCCGACGCCGAGGAGACGGCGGCGCTGCTGGAGTCGATCCGCACCCCCACCGATCACCGCATGCTGGACCTGATGCGGGCGATCCGGGGCAGGGCGGAGCTGTCCGAGCTGTTCGATGCCACCTGGATCGACCCCTGGTTCCTGGACCAGCTGCAGCTGTTGCACGAGGTGGCCGAGGAGCTGCGGGCGGCGCCGGAGCTGACCTCGGACGTGCTCGCCGGGGCCAAGCGGCACGGTTTCTCCGACGCGCAGATCGCCGGTGTGCGCGGGCTCGGCGAGGCCACCGTGCGCGAGATGCGCCACGCCTACCGCATCCGGCCCGTGTACAAGACGGTCGACACCTGCGCCGCGGAGTTCGCGGCGCGCACGCCGTACCACTACTCCAGCTACGACGCCGAGACCGAGGTGCAGCCGCGCGAGCGCCCGGCCGTGCTGATCCTGGGCTCGGGCCCGAACCGCATCGGGCAGGGGATCGAGTTCGACTACTCGTGCGTGCATGCGGCGCTGGCCCTGAAGGACTCCTACGAGACGGTCATGATCAACTGCAACCCGGAGACCGTCTCCACCGACTACGACACCGCCGACCGGCTCTACTTCGAACCGCTCACCTTCGAGGACGTGCTGGAGATCTACGAGGCCGAGCTCGCCGTCGGGCCGGTCGCGGGCGTGATCGTCCAGCTCGGTGGGCAGACCCCGCTGGGTCTGGCCGACGCCCTCGCCGAGGCCGGCCTGCCGATCTGGGGAACACCGCCCTCGGCGATCGACGCCGCCGAGGACCGAGGTCAGTTCGGCCAGGTGCTCGTGCAGGCGGGCCTGCCCGCACCCGCCTTCGGCACCGCCGCCACGCTGGTCGAGGCCGAGGAGATCGCCGACCGGATCGGCTACCCGGTGCTGGTGCGCCCCTCCTACGTGCTCGGCGGGCGGGGGATGGAGATCGTCTACGACCGGTCCCAGCTGGTCGACTACGTCTCCCGCGCCACCGGGACCGAGGACCGGCACGCGATGCTGCCCGCACCGGTGCTCGTGGACCGGTTCCTGGACCAGGCGATCGAGATCGACGTCGACGCGCTCTACGACGGTGAGCAGCTGTTCCTGGGCGGGGTGATGGAGCACATCGAGGAGGCCGGCATCCACTCCGGTGACTCCGCGTGCGTGCTGCCGCCGGTCACGCTCTCGGACTCGATGATCGCCCGGATCCGTACCTCCACCGAGGCCATCGCCGCCGGGGTGGGCGTGCGGGGGTTGCTGAACATCCAGTTCGCCCTCACCGCCGACGTGCTCTACGTGCTCGAGGCCAACCCACGCGCCTCCCGCACGGTGCCGTTCGTGGCCAAGGCCACGGGCGTGCCGCTGGCCAAGGCCGCGGCGCTGCTGATGAGCGGGCAGTCGATCGCCGAGCTGACCGCCTCGGGGGTCCTGCCCGACACAGACGCCTCGGTCACCGACCACGGCGCCCCGCTGGCGGTGAAGGAGGCGGTGCTGCCGTTCAAGCGCTTCCGCACGGCCACCGGTCAGGTGGTCGACACCGTGCTCGGACCGGAGATGCGCTCGACCGGTGAGGTAATGGGCTACGACGTCGACTTCCCGCTGGCCTTCGCCAAGTCCCAGGCGGCGGCCTTCGGGGGCCTGCCCACGCAGGGGACGGTCTTCGTCTCCGTGGCGGACCGGGACAAGCGTTCGCTGACGCTGCCGGTGAGCCGCCTGGTCGAGCTCGGCTTCCGGATCCTGGCCACCGCCGGGACCGCCTCGGTGCTGCGCCGCAACGGCATCGCCGCGCAGGTGGTGCGCAAGGCCTCCGAGGGGCCGGGACCGGACGGTGAGGGCACGATCATCGACCTCATCACCGACGGGCAGGTGGACATGGTGCTCAACACCCCGGGCAGCAAGGGCGCCCGCGCGGACGGTTACGACATCCGTGCCGCCACGACCGCCGCCGACCGTGCGATCGTGACCACGATGCAGCAGTTCACGGCAGCCGTGCAGGCGATCGAGGCGATCCGGAGGGGCCCGTTCGCGGTGAAGTCCCTGCAGGCCCACGACGGCGACCGCGCCGAGCGACTGCGCGCCGCCGAGGCCACCGTGGTGGGGGCTGGCGCGTGA
- the carA gene encoding glutamine-hydrolyzing carbamoyl-phosphate synthase small subunit — MTTTTPTPEEHAVPAPSDLALLVLEDGTVVRGRAYGARGATFGEIVFSTGMTGYQETLTDPSYHQQIVVMTAPHVGNTGINDEDTESRRIWVSGYVLRDPARRPSNWRSRRTLADELAAQGVVSISDVDTRALTRRLREGGVLRAGIFSGDALPDVVDARAESELREQVLASPEMAGASLFDAVTTAEAYVVEPTGAFAGQEPIGTVAALDLGIKSMTPQRMAERGLRVHVLPASTSAREVLALEPDGVFFSNGPGDPEAAEHAVALLRQVLDAKVPFFGICFGNQLLGRALGFGTYKLAYGHRGINQPVQDVTTGKVEVTAHNHGFAVDAPIGEATTAPYDGGRYGRVLVSHVGLNDNVVEGLQCLDLPAFSVQYHPEAAAGPHDAAYLFDRFVDLLTTTAKDHA, encoded by the coding sequence ATGACCACGACCACCCCGACGCCGGAGGAGCACGCCGTGCCCGCACCCTCAGATCTCGCCCTGCTCGTGCTCGAGGACGGGACCGTCGTCCGCGGTCGCGCCTACGGCGCGCGCGGCGCCACCTTCGGCGAGATCGTCTTCTCCACCGGGATGACCGGCTACCAGGAGACCCTCACCGACCCCTCCTACCACCAGCAGATCGTGGTGATGACGGCCCCGCACGTGGGCAACACCGGCATCAACGACGAGGACACGGAGTCGCGCCGGATCTGGGTCTCCGGCTACGTGCTGCGCGACCCCGCCCGCCGGCCCTCCAACTGGCGTTCGCGCCGCACCCTCGCCGACGAGCTCGCTGCCCAGGGCGTGGTCTCCATCAGCGACGTCGACACCCGGGCCCTGACCCGCCGGCTGCGCGAGGGCGGAGTGCTGCGGGCCGGGATCTTCTCCGGTGACGCCCTGCCCGACGTCGTCGACGCCCGGGCCGAGTCCGAGCTGCGCGAGCAGGTGCTCGCCTCGCCCGAGATGGCCGGCGCCAGCCTCTTCGACGCCGTCACCACCGCCGAGGCGTACGTGGTCGAGCCGACGGGGGCCTTCGCCGGCCAGGAGCCCATCGGCACCGTCGCGGCCCTCGACCTCGGCATCAAGTCGATGACGCCGCAGCGCATGGCCGAGCGCGGGTTGCGGGTGCATGTGCTGCCCGCCAGCACCTCCGCACGCGAGGTGCTGGCCCTGGAGCCGGACGGCGTGTTCTTCTCCAACGGCCCCGGGGACCCGGAGGCGGCCGAGCACGCCGTGGCGCTGCTGCGTCAGGTGCTCGACGCGAAGGTCCCGTTCTTCGGCATCTGCTTCGGCAACCAGCTGCTCGGGCGCGCCCTCGGCTTCGGCACCTACAAGCTCGCCTACGGCCACCGCGGTATCAACCAGCCGGTACAGGACGTGACCACCGGCAAGGTGGAGGTCACCGCGCACAACCACGGCTTTGCCGTCGACGCCCCGATCGGTGAGGCGACCACCGCCCCCTACGACGGGGGCCGGTACGGCCGGGTGCTCGTCTCCCACGTGGGCCTCAACGACAACGTCGTGGAGGGCCTGCAGTGCCTGGACCTGCCCGCCTTCTCCGTGCAGTACCACCCCGAGGCGGCCGCCGGCCCGCACGATGCCGCCTACCTGTTCGACCGCTTCGTCGACCTGCTCACCACCACCGCGAAGGACCACGCCTGA
- a CDS encoding dihydroorotase — translation MTDYLITGARLPDGSVTDLLLAGGRIAATGADAAAGADAGTRRVDADGLLALPGLVDLHTHLREPGREDAETVASGTRAAAVGGFTCVHAMANTTPVSDTAGVVEQVWRLGQDAGWAQVRPVGAVTVGLAGTQLAELGAMADSAARVRMFSDDGMCVHDPVLMRRALEYVKAFDGVVAQHAQEPRLTEGALMHEGVVSAELGLTGWPAVAEEAIIARDVLLAEHVGSRIHICHLSTAGSVDIVRWAKARGIQVTAEVTPHHLVLTDEAIRGYDPQFKVNPPLRTAEDVQAVRAGLEDGTIDIVATDHAPHPSEAKDCEFAAAAMGMTGLETALSVVTEVMVNDVARDFGWADVARTMSATPARIGRVSDQGRPIAAGEPAHLTLVDPAARWRVDPAALRTASENTPFAARELPARVLATFYRGVATVLDGEPQDGSTR, via the coding sequence ATGACCGACTACCTGATCACCGGTGCCCGCCTGCCCGACGGGTCGGTCACCGACCTGCTGCTGGCCGGCGGACGCATCGCCGCCACCGGAGCCGACGCCGCGGCCGGCGCCGACGCCGGCACGCGCCGCGTCGACGCCGACGGTCTCCTCGCCCTGCCCGGTCTGGTCGACCTGCACACCCACCTGCGCGAACCCGGCCGCGAGGACGCCGAGACGGTGGCCTCCGGGACCCGGGCGGCCGCCGTCGGGGGCTTCACCTGCGTGCACGCCATGGCGAACACCACCCCGGTGTCGGACACCGCGGGCGTGGTGGAGCAGGTCTGGCGCCTCGGCCAGGACGCCGGCTGGGCGCAGGTGCGCCCCGTCGGCGCCGTCACCGTCGGCCTCGCCGGTACCCAGCTGGCCGAGCTGGGGGCGATGGCCGACTCCGCGGCGCGGGTGCGCATGTTCTCCGACGACGGCATGTGCGTGCACGATCCGGTCCTCATGCGCCGTGCGCTGGAGTACGTCAAGGCCTTCGACGGCGTCGTCGCCCAGCACGCGCAGGAGCCGCGCCTGACCGAGGGCGCCCTGATGCACGAGGGCGTGGTCTCGGCCGAGCTCGGCCTGACCGGCTGGCCCGCCGTGGCCGAGGAGGCGATCATCGCCCGGGACGTGCTGCTCGCCGAGCACGTGGGCTCGCGGATCCACATCTGCCACCTATCCACGGCCGGATCGGTCGACATCGTGCGCTGGGCCAAGGCCCGCGGCATCCAGGTCACCGCCGAGGTCACCCCGCACCACCTGGTGCTGACCGACGAGGCGATCCGCGGCTACGACCCGCAGTTCAAGGTCAACCCGCCGTTGCGCACGGCCGAGGACGTCCAGGCCGTGCGCGCGGGCCTCGAGGACGGCACGATCGACATCGTCGCCACCGATCACGCCCCGCACCCGAGCGAGGCCAAGGACTGTGAGTTCGCCGCCGCCGCGATGGGGATGACCGGCCTGGAGACCGCGCTCTCGGTGGTCACCGAGGTGATGGTGAACGACGTCGCCCGCGACTTCGGCTGGGCCGACGTGGCCCGGACGATGTCGGCCACCCCCGCCCGGATCGGACGCGTGAGCGATCAGGGCCGGCCGATCGCCGCCGGCGAGCCCGCCCACCTGACCCTCGTCGACCCTGCCGCCCGCTGGCGGGTCGACCCCGCTGCGCTGCGCACCGCGAGCGAGAACACTCCCTTCGCCGCCCGCGAGCTCCCCGCGCGCGTGCTGGCCACCTTCTACCGCGGGGTGGCGACCGTGCTGGACGGCGAGCCCCAGGACGGGAGCACCCGATGA